The Medicago truncatula cultivar Jemalong A17 chromosome 4, MtrunA17r5.0-ANR, whole genome shotgun sequence genome includes a region encoding these proteins:
- the LOC11411732 gene encoding disease resistance protein RUN1 isoform X1, with the protein MASSSNSSSSALMALPRRKNYYDVFVTFRGEDTRFNFIDHLFAALQRKGIFAFRDDANLQKGESIPPELIRAIEGSQVFIAVLSKNYSSSTWCLRELVHILDCSQVSGRRVLPVFYDVDPSEVRHQKGIYGEAFSKHEQTFQHDSHVVQSWREALTQVGNISGWDLRDKPQYAEIKKIVEEILNILGHNFSSLPKELVGMNPHIEKVVNLLLLDSVDDVRVVGICGMGGIGKTTLATALYGQISHQFDARCFIDDLSKIYRHDGQVGAQKQILHQTLGKEHFQICNLFDTDDSIRRRLRRLRALIILDNVDKVEQLDKLALNRECLGVGSRIIIISRDEHILNEYGVDEVYKVPLLNETNSLQLFCQKAFKLDHIMSGYDKLALDTLSYANGLPLAIKVLGSFLFGRDISEWRSALARLKESPNKDIMDVLRLSFDGLENLEKEIFLDIACFFERYDKECLTNILNCCGFHPDIGLRILIDKSLISFYHGGCVMHSLLVELGRKIVQENSTKDLKKWSRLWFPEHFDNVMLENMEKNVQAIVLAYHSPRQIKKFAAETLSNMNHIRLLILENTYFSGSLNYLSNELRYVEWNRYPFTYLPKSFQPNQLVELHLSYSSIKQLWKGKKYLPNLRIMDLMHSRNLIKLPDFGEVPNLEMLNLAGCVNLISIPNSIFVLTSLKYLNLSGCSKVFNYPKHLKKLDSSETVLHSQSKTSSLILTTIGLHSLYQNAHKGLVSRLLSSLPSFFFLRELDISFCGLSQIPDAIGCIRWLGRLVLSGNNFVTLPSLRELSKLVYLDLQYCKQLNFLPELPLPHSSTVGQNCVVGLYIFNCPELGERGHCSRMTLSWLIQFLHANQESFACFLETDIGIVIPGSEIPRWLNNQSLGNSMSINLSSIVHDKDFIGLVACVVFSVKLDYPNITTNELENNICISLDEDHTRTGYGFNFSCPVICYADLFTPESDHTWLLYLPWDRLNPDKTFRGFDHITMTTFIDEREGLHGEVKKCGYRCIFKQDQQQFNSTMMHHRNSSSQKRKFLAIED; encoded by the exons ATGGCTAGCAGCAGCAACTCCTCTTCTTCAGCTCTTATGGCATTGCCAAGGAGGAAGAATTATTATGATGTGTTTGTCACCTTTAGAGGCGAAGATACTCGCTTCAACTTCATTGATCATCTTTTTGCTGCCCTTCAAAGAAAAGGCATTTTTGCATTTAGAGACGACGCTAATCTTCAAAAAGGTGAATCCATACCACCCGAGCTCATTCGTGCAATTGAAGGGTCTCAGGTTTTCATTGCGGTCCTCTCCAAAAACTATTCTTCCTCAACTTGGTGCTTGCGAGAATTGGTACACATCCTTGACTGCAGTCAAGTTTCTGGAAGACGTGTTCTTCctgttttttatgatgttgatccTTCTGAGGTGAGACATCAAAAAGGAATTTACGGTGAAGCCTTTTCCAAACATGAACAAACATTCCAACATGACTCTCATGTGGTACAAAGTTGGAGGGAAGCTCTGACACAAGTGGGGAATATCTCTGGCTGGGATCTTCGTGATAA GCCTCAATATGCTGAGATTAAAAAGATTGTTGAAGAGATATTGAATATATTGGGTCACAACTTTTCATCTCTTCCAAAAGAACTAGTTGGTATGAATCCTCATATAGAAAAAGTAGTAAATCTATTACTTTTGGACTCGGTTGATGATGTTCGGGTTGTAGGAATTTGTGGGATGGGTGGAATAGGGAAGACAACTCTGGCTACTGCTTTATATGGTCAAATCTCTCATCAATTTGATGCACGTTGTTTTATTGATGATCTAAGCAAAATATATAGACATGATGGTCAAGTTGGTGCACAAAAGCAAATTCTACACCAAACTCTTGGCAAGGAACACTTTCAGATATGCAATCTCTTTGACACGGATGATTCGATACGACGTAGGTTACGTCGGCTACGAGCACTTATCATTCTCGATAATGTTGATAAAGTTGAACAGCTCGATAAGTTAGCTTTAAATCGTGAATGTTTAGGTGTAGGGAGTAGAATCATTATAATTTCTAGAGATGAGCATATCTTGAATGAGTATGGAGTTGATGAAGTTTACAAAGTTCCACTCTTGAATGAGACCAACTCTCTTcaattattttgtcaaaaagcTTTCAAACTTGATCATATTATGAGTGGTTATGATAAACTGGCACTTGACACGCTATCTTATGCCAATGGCCTACCACTAGCAATTAAAGTATTGGGCTCATTTTTGTTTGGTCGAGATATCTCCGAATGGAGAAGTGCATTGGCTAGATTGAAAGAAAGTCCAAACAAAGATATTATGGATGTGTTGCGATTAAGTTTTGATGGATTGGAGAATttggaaaaagaaatatttcttGATATTGCTTGTTTTTTCGAAAGGTACGATAAGGAATGTCTTACAAATATTCTAAATTGTTGTGGATTTCATCCAGATATCGGATTAAGAATTCTTATTGATAAATCCCTTATAAGCTTTTATCACGGAGGTTGTGTAATGCATAGTTTGTTGGTAGAGTTGGGGAGGAAGATTGTTCAAGAAAATTCGACCAAAGACTTGAAAAAGTGGAGCAGGTTGTGGTTCCCCGAACATTTCGACAATGTAATGTTGGAGAATATG GAAAAGAACGTCCAAGCCATAGTTTTGGCCTACCACAGTccaagacaaataaaaaaattcgcaGCGGAAACATTGTCAAATATGAATCATATTAGGTTACTTATACTCGAGAATACGTACTTTTCAGGAAGCCTCAATTACCTTTCAAATGAATTGAGATATGTTGAATGGAACAGATATCCTTTCACGTATTTGCCTAAGAGTTTTCAGCCCAACCAACTTGTTGAACTTCATTTGAGCTATAGCAGCATCAAACAACTATGGAAAGGCAAGAAG TATCTACCCAATTTGAGAATTATGGATCTGATGCACTCCAGAAACCTAATCAAGCTGCCAGATTTTGGAGAGGTTCCAAATCTTGAGATGCTGAATCTGGCAGGATGTGTAAATCTGATAAGCATACCCAACAGCATATTTGTTCTCACCTCTCTTAAATATCTAAATCTTTCTGGGTGTTCCAAAGTGTTTAACTATCCAAAGCATTTGAAGAAACTTGATTCGAGTGAAACTGTACTACATTCCCAATCAAAAACTTCCTCCTTGATATTGACCACGATTGGTTTACATTCCTTGTATCAGAATGCACACAAAGGTTTAGTTAGTCGTTTGTTGTCATCCTTGCCTAGCTTTTTCTTTTTGCGGGAACTTGATATTAGTTTTTGCGGTCTAAGCCAAATCCCAGATGCTATTGGATGTATACGATGGTTAGGAAGATTAGTTTTATCGGGAAACAATTTTGTGACTCTGCCTAGTCTCAGGGAGCTTTCTAAACTTGTATATTTAGACTTGCAGTACTGCAAGCAGTTAAATTTTTTGCCTGAGCTCCCTTTGCCTCACTCTTCAACTGTTGGTCAAAATTGTGTGGTGGGATTGTATATTTTTAACTGTCCTGAATTGGGGGAGAGGGGTCATTGTAGTAGAATGACTTTATCATGGTTGATACAATTTCTTCATGCCAACCAAGAATCCTTTGCTTGCTTTCTTGAGACTGATATTGGTATTGTTATTCCTGGAAGTGAAATACCAAGGTGGTTGAACAATCAGAGCCTAGGTAATTCAATGAGCATAAACCTATCTTCCATTGTGCATGACAAAGATTTTATTGGCCTTGTAGCCTGTGTAGTATTTTCTGTGAAACTTGATTATCCAAATATTACAACAAATGAACTTGAAAATAATATATGCATAAGTCTTGATGAAGATCATACTCGTACTGGTTATGGATTCAATTTTAGTTGTCCGGTAATTTGTTATGCGGATCTTTTTACACCGGAATCAGACCACACATGGCTATTATATCTCCCTTGGGATCGCCTGAATCCAGACAAAACATTCAGGGGTTTTGATCATATCACAATGACAACTTTCATTGATGAAAGAGAAGGTTTGCATGGGGAGGTGAAGAAATGTGGGTATCGTTGCATATTTAAACAGGATCAACAACAGTTTAACTCAACAATGATGCACCACAGAAATTCATCTTCACAAAAGCGCAAGTTTTTGGCAATTGAAGATTAG
- the LOC25492923 gene encoding disease resistance protein RRS1B, with protein MGGIGKTTLATALYDRISHQFDACCFIDDISKVYRNEGRLVLKSKHYIKLLANSTFRYAIFTTKTNLIRLKLGHIRALLVLDNVDQVEQQEKLAVSSECLGAGSRIVITSRDVHILKEYEVDEIVN; from the coding sequence ATGGGAGGAATAGGAAAGACGACTCTAGCTACTGCTCTTTATGACAGAATCTCTCATCAATTTGATGCATGCTGCTTCATCGATGATATAAGCAAAGTTTATAGAAATGAAGGTCGATTGGTGCTCAAAAGCAAGCACTACATCAAACTCTTAGCAAACAGCACCTTCAGATATGCAATCTTTACAACAAAAACTAATTTGATACGACTCAAGCTAGGTCATATAAGAGCCCTTCTAGTTCTTGATAATGTTGATCAAGTTGAACAGCAGGAGAAATTAGCTGTGAGTAGTGAATGTTTAGGTGCTGGGAGTAGAATTGTTATAACTTCTAGAGATGTTCATATCTTGAAAGAGTACGAAGTTGATGAAATCGTcaattaa
- the LOC11411733 gene encoding disease resistance protein RUN1, with translation MASSSNSSSSALMALPRRKNYYDVFVTFRGEDTRFNFIDHLFAALQRKGIFAFRDDTNLQKGESIPPELIRAIEGSQVFIAVLSKNYASSTWCLRELVHILDCSQVSGRRVLPVFYDVDPSEVRHQKGIYGEAFSKHEQTFQHESHVVQSWREALTQVGNISGWDLRDKPQYAEIKKIVEEILNILGHNFSSLPKELVGMNPHIEKVVNLLLLDSVDDVRVVGICGMGGIGKTTLTTALYGQISHQFDARCFIDDLSKIYRHDGQVGAQKQILHQTFGKEHFQICNLFDTDDLIRRRLRRLRALIILDNVDKVEQLDKLALNREYLGAGSRIIIISRDEHILNEYGVDEVYKVPLLNETNSLQLFCQKAFKLEHVMSGYDKMALDTLSYANGLPLAIKVLGSFLFGRDISEWRSKLARLRECPIKDIMDVLRLSFEGLENMEKDIFLDIACFFKGYNKECVTNILNCRGFHADIGLRILIDKSLISISYGTNITMHSLLVELGRKIVQENSTKDLRKWSRLWSLEHFNNVMLENMEKNVEAVVICHPRQIKTLVAETLSSMSHLRLLIFDRGVYISGSLNYLSNELRYFKWTCYPFMCLPKSFQPNQLVELYLWRSSIQQLWEGKKYLPNLKTMDLMYSKHLIKMPNFGEVPNLERLNLDGCVNLVQIDPSIGLLRKLVFLNLKNCKNLISIPNNIFGLTSLKYLNLSWCSKVFTNTRHLNKLDSSEIVLHSQSTTSSLYHNADKGLVSRLLSSLLSFSFLWELDISFCGLSQMPDAIGCIPWLGRLILMGNNFVTLPSFRELSNLVYLDLQHCKQLKFLPELPLPHSSPSVIKWDEYWKKWGLYIFNCPELGEKDQYSSMTLLWLIQFVQANQESLACFRGTIGIVIPGSEIPSWLNNQCVGKSTRIDLSPTLHDSNFIGLACCVVFSVTFDDPTMTTKEFGPDISLVFDCHTATLEFMCPVIFYGDLITLESNHTWLIYVPRDSLSYQNKAFKDVDHITMTACLEDGNGLHVDVKTCGYRYVFKQDLKQFNSTVMHHRNPFAQKRKFLAIED, from the exons ATGGCTAGCAGCAGCAACTCCTCTTCTTCAGCTCTTATGGCATTGCCAAGGAGGAAGAATTATTATGATGTGTTTGTCACCTTTAGAGGCGAAGATACTCGCTTCAACTTCATTGATCATCTTTTTGCTGCCCTTCAAAGAAAAGGCATTTTTGCATTTAGAGACGACACTAATCTTCAAAAAGGTGAATCCATACCACCCGAGCTCATTCGTGCAATTGAAGGGTCTCAGGTTTTCATTGCGGTCCTCTCCAAAAACTATGCTTCCTCAACTTGGTGCTTGCGAGAATTGGTACACATCCTTGACTGCAGTCAAGTTTCTGGAAGACGTGTTCTTCctgttttttatgatgttgatccTTCTGAGGTGAGACATCAAAAAGGAATTTACGGTGAAGCCTTTTCCAAACATGAACAAACATTCCAACATGAATCTCATGTGGTACAAAGTTGGAGGGAAGCTCTGACACAAGTGGGGAATATCTCTGGCTGGGATCTTCGTGATAA GCCTCAATATGCTGAGATTAAAAAGATTGTTGAAGAGATATTGAATATATTGGGTCACAACTTTTCATCTCTTCCAAAAGAACTAGTTGGTATGAATCCTCATATAGAAAAAGTAGTAAATCTATTACTTTTGGACTCGGTTGATGATGTTCGGGTTGTAGGAATTTGTGGGATGGGTGGAATAGGGAAGACAACTCTGACTACTGCTTTATATGGTCAAATCTCTCATCAATTTGATGCACGTTGTTTTATTGATGATCTAAGCAAAATATATAGACATGATGGTCAAGTTGGTGCACAAAAGCAAATTCTACACCAAACTTTTGGCAAGGAACACTTTCAGATATGCAATCTCTTTGACACGGATGATTTGATACGACGTAGGTTACGTCGGCTACGAGCACTTATCATTCTCGATAATGTTGATAAAGTTGAACAGCTCGATAAGTTAGCTTTAAATCGTGAATATTTAGGTGCAGGGAGTAGAATCATTATAATTTCTAGAGATGAGCATATCTTGAATGAGTATGGAGTTGATGAAGTTTACAAAGTTCCACTCTTGAATGAGACCAACTCTCTTcaattattttgtcaaaaagcTTTCAAACTTGAGCATGTTATGAGTGGTTATGATAAAATGGCACTTGACACACTATCTTATGCCAATGGCCTACCACTAGCTATTAAAGTATTGGGCTCATTTTTGTTTGGTCGAGATATCTCTGAATGGAGAAGTAAATTGGCTAGATTGAGAGAATGTCCAATCAAAGATATTATGGATGTGTTGCGATTAAGTTTTGAAGGGCTAGAGAATATGGAAAAAGATATATTTCTTGATATTGCTTGTTTTTTCAAAGGGTACAACAAGGAATGTGTTACAAATATTCTAAATTGTCGTGGGTTTCATGCTGATATCGGATTAAGAATTCTCATTGATAAATCCCTTATAAGCATTTCTTACGGAACTAATATTACAATGCATAGTTTGTTGGTAGAGTTGGGCCGGAAAATTGTTCAAGAAAATTCGACCAAAGACTTGAGAAAGTGGAGCAGGTTGTGGTCCCTCGAACATTTCAACAATGTAATGTTGGAGAATATG GAAAAGAATGTTGAAGCCGTAGTTATTTGTCATCCaagacaaataaaaacattGGTGGCGGAAACATTGTCAAGTATGAGTCATCTTAGATTACTTATATTTGACAGGGGTGTGTATATTTCAGGAAGCCTGAATTATCTTTCAAATGAATTGAGATATTTTAAGTGGACATGCTATCCTTTCATGTGTTTGCCAAAAAGTTTTCAGCCCAACCAGCTTGTTGAACTTTATTTGTGGCGTAGCAGCATCCAACAACTATGGGAAGGCAAGAAG TATCTGCCCAATTTGAAAACTATGGATCTGATGTACTCCAAACACCTAATCAAGATGCCAAATTTTGGAGAGGTTCCAAATCTTGAGCGGCTGAATCTCGACGGATGTGTAAATCTTGTGCAAATAGATCCATCTATTGGTCTTCTGAGAAAGCTTGTATTCTTGAActtgaaaaattgcaaaaatcTAATAAGCATACCTAACAACATATTTGGTCTCACCTCTCTTAAATATCTAAATCTTTCCTGGTGTTCCAAAGTGTTTACCAATACAAGGCATTTGAATAAACTTGATTCGAGTGAAATTGTATTACATTCCCAGTCAACAACTTCCTCCTTGTATCATAATGCAGACAAAGGTTTAGTTAGTCGTTTGTTGTCATCCTTGCTTAGCTTTTCCTTTTTGTGGGAACTTGATATTAGTTTTTGTGGTCTGAGCCAAATGCCAGATGCAATTGGATGTATACCATGGCTAGGAAGATTAATTTTAATGGGAAACAATTTTGTGACTCTGCCTAGTTTCAGGGAGCTTTCTAATCTGGTATATTTAGACTTACAGCACTGCAAGCAATTGAAATTTTTGCCTGAGCTCCCTTTGCCTCACTCTTCACCTTCTGTTATCAAGTGGGATGAATATTGGAAGAAGTGGGGATTGTATATTTTCAACTGTCCTGAATTGGGGGAGAAGGATCAATATAGTAGCATGACTTTATTATGGTTGATACAATTTGTTCAGGCTAACCAAGAATCTCTTGCCTGCTTTCGTGGGACTATTGGTATCGTTATTCCTGGAAGTGAAATACCAAGCTGGTTGAACAACCAGTGCGTAGGTAAATCAACACGCATAGACTTATCTCCTACTTTGCATGACAGTAATTTCATTGGCCTTGCTTGTTGTGTCGTATTTTCTGTGACATTTGATGATCCAACTATGACAACAAAGGAATTCGGACCAGACATATCGCTAGTTTTTGATTGTCATACTGCTACACTTGAATTTATGTGTCCGGTAATTTTTTATGGAGATCTTATTACACTCGAATCAAACCACACATGGCTAATATATGTCCCTAGGGATTCTCTGAGCTATCAGAACAAAGCATTCAAAGATGTTGATCATATCACAATGACAGCTTGCCTTGAGGACGGAAACGGGTTGCATGTGGATGTGAAAACATGTGGGTATCGTTATGTATTCAAACAGGATCTAAAACAGTTTAACTCAACAGTGATGCACCACAGAAATCCGTTTGCACAGAAGCGCAAGTTTTTGGCAATTGAAGATTAG
- the LOC11411732 gene encoding disease resistance protein RUN1 isoform X2 yields MASSSNSSSSALMALPRRKNYYDVFVTFRGEDTRFNFIDHLFAALQRKGIFAFRDDANLQKGESIPPELIRAIEGSQVFIAVLSKNYSSSTWCLRELVHILDCSQVSGRRVLPVFYDVDPSEVRHQKGIYGEAFSKHEQTFQHDSHVVQSWREALTQVGNISGWDLRDKPQYAEIKKIVEEILNILGHNFSSLPKELVGMNPHIEKVVNLLLLDSVDDVRVVGICGMGGIGKTTLATALYGQISHQFDARCFIDDLSKIYRHDGQVGAQKQILHQTLGKEHFQICNLFDTDDSIRRRLRRLRALIILDNVDKVEQLDKLALNRECLGVGSRIIIISRDEHILNEYGVDEVYKVPLLNETNSLQLFCQKAFKLDHIMSGYDKLALDTLSYANGLPLAIKVLGSFLFGRDISEWRSALARLKESPNKDIMDVLRLSFDGLENLEKEIFLDIACFFERYDKECLTNILNCCGFHPDIGLRILIDKSLISFYHGGCVMHSLLVELGRKIVQENSTKDLKKWSRLWFPEHFDNEKNVQAIVLAYHSPRQIKKFAAETLSNMNHIRLLILENTYFSGSLNYLSNELRYVEWNRYPFTYLPKSFQPNQLVELHLSYSSIKQLWKGKKYLPNLRIMDLMHSRNLIKLPDFGEVPNLEMLNLAGCVNLISIPNSIFVLTSLKYLNLSGCSKVFNYPKHLKKLDSSETVLHSQSKTSSLILTTIGLHSLYQNAHKGLVSRLLSSLPSFFFLRELDISFCGLSQIPDAIGCIRWLGRLVLSGNNFVTLPSLRELSKLVYLDLQYCKQLNFLPELPLPHSSTVGQNCVVGLYIFNCPELGERGHCSRMTLSWLIQFLHANQESFACFLETDIGIVIPGSEIPRWLNNQSLGNSMSINLSSIVHDKDFIGLVACVVFSVKLDYPNITTNELENNICISLDEDHTRTGYGFNFSCPVICYADLFTPESDHTWLLYLPWDRLNPDKTFRGFDHITMTTFIDEREGLHGEVKKCGYRCIFKQDQQQFNSTMMHHRNSSSQKRKFLAIED; encoded by the exons ATGGCTAGCAGCAGCAACTCCTCTTCTTCAGCTCTTATGGCATTGCCAAGGAGGAAGAATTATTATGATGTGTTTGTCACCTTTAGAGGCGAAGATACTCGCTTCAACTTCATTGATCATCTTTTTGCTGCCCTTCAAAGAAAAGGCATTTTTGCATTTAGAGACGACGCTAATCTTCAAAAAGGTGAATCCATACCACCCGAGCTCATTCGTGCAATTGAAGGGTCTCAGGTTTTCATTGCGGTCCTCTCCAAAAACTATTCTTCCTCAACTTGGTGCTTGCGAGAATTGGTACACATCCTTGACTGCAGTCAAGTTTCTGGAAGACGTGTTCTTCctgttttttatgatgttgatccTTCTGAGGTGAGACATCAAAAAGGAATTTACGGTGAAGCCTTTTCCAAACATGAACAAACATTCCAACATGACTCTCATGTGGTACAAAGTTGGAGGGAAGCTCTGACACAAGTGGGGAATATCTCTGGCTGGGATCTTCGTGATAA GCCTCAATATGCTGAGATTAAAAAGATTGTTGAAGAGATATTGAATATATTGGGTCACAACTTTTCATCTCTTCCAAAAGAACTAGTTGGTATGAATCCTCATATAGAAAAAGTAGTAAATCTATTACTTTTGGACTCGGTTGATGATGTTCGGGTTGTAGGAATTTGTGGGATGGGTGGAATAGGGAAGACAACTCTGGCTACTGCTTTATATGGTCAAATCTCTCATCAATTTGATGCACGTTGTTTTATTGATGATCTAAGCAAAATATATAGACATGATGGTCAAGTTGGTGCACAAAAGCAAATTCTACACCAAACTCTTGGCAAGGAACACTTTCAGATATGCAATCTCTTTGACACGGATGATTCGATACGACGTAGGTTACGTCGGCTACGAGCACTTATCATTCTCGATAATGTTGATAAAGTTGAACAGCTCGATAAGTTAGCTTTAAATCGTGAATGTTTAGGTGTAGGGAGTAGAATCATTATAATTTCTAGAGATGAGCATATCTTGAATGAGTATGGAGTTGATGAAGTTTACAAAGTTCCACTCTTGAATGAGACCAACTCTCTTcaattattttgtcaaaaagcTTTCAAACTTGATCATATTATGAGTGGTTATGATAAACTGGCACTTGACACGCTATCTTATGCCAATGGCCTACCACTAGCAATTAAAGTATTGGGCTCATTTTTGTTTGGTCGAGATATCTCCGAATGGAGAAGTGCATTGGCTAGATTGAAAGAAAGTCCAAACAAAGATATTATGGATGTGTTGCGATTAAGTTTTGATGGATTGGAGAATttggaaaaagaaatatttcttGATATTGCTTGTTTTTTCGAAAGGTACGATAAGGAATGTCTTACAAATATTCTAAATTGTTGTGGATTTCATCCAGATATCGGATTAAGAATTCTTATTGATAAATCCCTTATAAGCTTTTATCACGGAGGTTGTGTAATGCATAGTTTGTTGGTAGAGTTGGGGAGGAAGATTGTTCAAGAAAATTCGACCAAAGACTTGAAAAAGTGGAGCAGGTTGTGGTTCCCCGAACATTTCGACAAT GAAAAGAACGTCCAAGCCATAGTTTTGGCCTACCACAGTccaagacaaataaaaaaattcgcaGCGGAAACATTGTCAAATATGAATCATATTAGGTTACTTATACTCGAGAATACGTACTTTTCAGGAAGCCTCAATTACCTTTCAAATGAATTGAGATATGTTGAATGGAACAGATATCCTTTCACGTATTTGCCTAAGAGTTTTCAGCCCAACCAACTTGTTGAACTTCATTTGAGCTATAGCAGCATCAAACAACTATGGAAAGGCAAGAAG TATCTACCCAATTTGAGAATTATGGATCTGATGCACTCCAGAAACCTAATCAAGCTGCCAGATTTTGGAGAGGTTCCAAATCTTGAGATGCTGAATCTGGCAGGATGTGTAAATCTGATAAGCATACCCAACAGCATATTTGTTCTCACCTCTCTTAAATATCTAAATCTTTCTGGGTGTTCCAAAGTGTTTAACTATCCAAAGCATTTGAAGAAACTTGATTCGAGTGAAACTGTACTACATTCCCAATCAAAAACTTCCTCCTTGATATTGACCACGATTGGTTTACATTCCTTGTATCAGAATGCACACAAAGGTTTAGTTAGTCGTTTGTTGTCATCCTTGCCTAGCTTTTTCTTTTTGCGGGAACTTGATATTAGTTTTTGCGGTCTAAGCCAAATCCCAGATGCTATTGGATGTATACGATGGTTAGGAAGATTAGTTTTATCGGGAAACAATTTTGTGACTCTGCCTAGTCTCAGGGAGCTTTCTAAACTTGTATATTTAGACTTGCAGTACTGCAAGCAGTTAAATTTTTTGCCTGAGCTCCCTTTGCCTCACTCTTCAACTGTTGGTCAAAATTGTGTGGTGGGATTGTATATTTTTAACTGTCCTGAATTGGGGGAGAGGGGTCATTGTAGTAGAATGACTTTATCATGGTTGATACAATTTCTTCATGCCAACCAAGAATCCTTTGCTTGCTTTCTTGAGACTGATATTGGTATTGTTATTCCTGGAAGTGAAATACCAAGGTGGTTGAACAATCAGAGCCTAGGTAATTCAATGAGCATAAACCTATCTTCCATTGTGCATGACAAAGATTTTATTGGCCTTGTAGCCTGTGTAGTATTTTCTGTGAAACTTGATTATCCAAATATTACAACAAATGAACTTGAAAATAATATATGCATAAGTCTTGATGAAGATCATACTCGTACTGGTTATGGATTCAATTTTAGTTGTCCGGTAATTTGTTATGCGGATCTTTTTACACCGGAATCAGACCACACATGGCTATTATATCTCCCTTGGGATCGCCTGAATCCAGACAAAACATTCAGGGGTTTTGATCATATCACAATGACAACTTTCATTGATGAAAGAGAAGGTTTGCATGGGGAGGTGAAGAAATGTGGGTATCGTTGCATATTTAAACAGGATCAACAACAGTTTAACTCAACAATGATGCACCACAGAAATTCATCTTCACAAAAGCGCAAGTTTTTGGCAATTGAAGATTAG